The genomic DNA TGCGGCGCCGGCAGCTGCTTGGTAGTTGCGGGGGGCGTGAGGGCGGTGGCCCAGACCGACCAGCTGACAACCCAGCTCCGCCTCGCCCGTCCCTGCCTCGGACCCTGCGCCTGAGGAAGTATCGAGGCAACCCTCTGCCACCCGAAATTCGTGGGCCGCTCCCAGAGGGCGCGCCCTTTAGTTGAGCGCCCCTAGGCGGCCGTCTGGGGGCCGGATGCGGGGCGCAAACCCGCGAGGAGCGCGCGACGGGCGCGGCGGCGACGGCAGGAGGAGGGGCCGGGAGCCCAAGCGCAGCCGAAGGACGCCCCGTCCTCCACATGCTGCCACTTGGCTGAGCCGGGCGCCGGCGAGAAGGCGGCGCCGTTGCCCTGGCAGCTGGACTGCACTTTGCCCTCGCCAGGCCTCAGCTGCCGCCCGCCCAGACGCCAGCAAGCCCCCCTCACACTGCAGCGCCTCCCCGGGAGCTTCGGAGACCCGCCCCGGGCCTGATCGCAGGCTGCCTCCGGGGTCCGCACGGCTGTCCGGACGTGCCATGGGCGCGCAGCTGCCAGGCGATGTGTAAGTGAACATCTGGGAGGTGGGTGACTGATGAAGGGCGAGTATGTGTCGGTCTTTGTCAGCTGTGCCTTTTAGATTTTTCAATGGCAGAAACCCATGAGTTACAGGAGGCTTTAATTAAACGAGACCTTTCTCAGCCAGCTGCCGTGAATAGAGCCTCACATCTCCGTCCCCTAATGGAGAAGAGTTAGCCCCCACCGCTTCAATCTTGTTCTGGGCTTCCCAATgaaaggtatctcattgtgagttGCAATTCCACCCTGCTTCCTACCTGAAGAGTGAGTGAAGATTTTCAGGTGAGAGATTTGCCCATGAACATTGCATTGATATGCCAAGCTGTCAGGCTTGTGCTCTGAATGGCATATCATGAGCAAAGTATTAGCCCTTGTGCTCTTTGGAGCTGTGGGAGGCTGAATATTGAGGTGAAATGATGCAAATAAGAAATTAAGAGGAGTAGACAGGTAAGATCCTGCCATGAGTGAAGGCGTCAAAGAAGCAAAGCAGAACAATTGGAGTTGGCTCGCTTATGTCTCTGGTCTGACACCAGCCCCTCCCCTATCCTTTAGGGGATTAACATAAAATTGCAAACTAGTAAAGGTTCTTATCAAAGACCATTTTTTTAGGATCTAGTGTATGTGGCAGCTCTCTCAGGGAAATTTTTAGATAAGAATTAGGAGGAATATGGAATCTACTTGTATTATGACAAAGTATAAATCAAACCAAG from Piliocolobus tephrosceles isolate RC106 chromosome 11, ASM277652v3, whole genome shotgun sequence includes the following:
- the C11H2orf88 gene encoding small membrane A-kinase anchor protein isoform X1, whose product is MRGANPRGARDGRGGDGRRRGREPKRSRRTPRPPHAATWLSRAPARRRRRCPGSWTALCPRQASAAARPDASKPPSHCSASPGASETRPGPDRRLPPGSARLSGRAMGAQLPGDV